From Lepus europaeus isolate LE1 chromosome 3, mLepTim1.pri, whole genome shotgun sequence, a single genomic window includes:
- the LOC133756650 gene encoding laforin-like: MRHSLASISPGFIAAAAAAATPLRGMERAEERGRQRGPGPRTHSGAAADTSPASPSAARCLVPDGHGRARTTAVPGPRPALPFFRLRERRGWGVGKGIRTPGRRRPRGRRPPLCARCRRGGGRGGAAAARRRPLPVRSRAVRVRRAAPGLLLRRRGLLLLKEDSAQPNSSLIIPAPISRRRKHPLRWRTLPFLSQPHWSRTAMLVAVKYPEPQVWLSPCSPLRCRPLGPPRLGQAGQRRPASLRTPPSHPLCARPQSGRARSCCRR; the protein is encoded by the coding sequence ATGCGGCACTCCCTGGCATCCATCAGCCCCGGCTTCatagcggcggcggcggcggcagcaacTCCTctcagagggatggagagagcagaggagagggggCGGCAGCGCGGACCCGGGCCCAGGACTCACTCCGGAGCAGCCGCGGACACATCGCCCGCCAGCCCGTCCGCAGCCCGCTGCCTCGTCCCGGATGGGCACGGCAGAGCTAGGACCACCGCTGTCCCAGGTCCTCGCccggccctgccattttttcgcCTTcgggagaggagggggtggggagtggggaaagGGATCCGAACGCCTGGGCGGAGAAGGCCACGCGGGCGGCGGCCGCCTTTGTGCGCCCGCTGTCGACGGGGCGGTGGACGCGGCGGGGCGGCTGCtgcgcggcgccggcctctccccgTGCGCTCCCGAGCGGTCCGGGTCAGGCGCGCCGCTCCAGGGCTGCTGCTGCGGCGGCGCGGGCTGCTGCTGCTAAAAGAGGACTCGGCTCAGCCCAACTCCTCTCTAATTATCCCAGCACCAATCTCGCGGCGACGTAAGCACCCGCTCCGCTGGCGCACGCTCCCGTTTCTCTCCCAGCCTCACTGGAGTAGGACGGCAATGTTGGTGGCAGTCAAATATCCCGAGCCCCAAGTTTGGCTCTCTCCTTGTTCCCCACTGCGCTGCCGGCCGCTGGGAccgccaaggctgggccaggcggggcAGCGACGCCCCGCAAGCCTCCGCACGCCCCCCTCTCACCCTTTGTGTGCAAGACCCCAGAGTGGCCGGGCGCGCAGCTGTTGTCGACGGTAA